Proteins encoded within one genomic window of Macrotis lagotis isolate mMagLag1 chromosome 3, bilby.v1.9.chrom.fasta, whole genome shotgun sequence:
- the LOC141519515 gene encoding olfactory receptor 10Q1-like: protein MSSPDTLQFNQSGPIEFVFQVFNTSPRILALLFCFFLLLYIMILCGNTAIIWAVFTHTSLHTPMYFFLSNLSFLEICYTTTLVPLMLSNIFGSQKPITLAGCGIQMFFFVTLGGTDCFLLAVMAYDRYVAICHPLHYTLIMTQKLCTQLVVGSLILALFLALHLTSLVFTLPFCGQHRVIKHFFCDVPPVLRLACADTHIPQAVVYVVSIFLLTIPFLLICISYVFITNTILHIHSAEGRQRAFSTCSSHLTVVLIQYGCCSLVYFRPPSSTTEDEDRQLALIYTFVTPLLNPLIYTLRNKDVKYALKGAARWCSG from the coding sequence ATGTCTTCTCCTGACACTCTTCAATTCAACCAATCCGGCCCCATCGAATTTGTGTTCCAAGTGTTTAACACTTCTCCCAGGATCCTGGCCCTCCTTTTctgcttcttcctccttctctataTTATGATTCTTTGTGGAAACACTGCCATCATATGGGCCGTGTTCACCCATACCTCCCTACATACccctatgtatttctttctgtCCAACCTTTCCTTCCTGGAGATCTGTTATACCACCACTCTGGTACCATTGATGCTCTCCAACATCTTTGGGTCCCAGAAACCCATCACATTGGCTGGTTGTGGGATACAAATGTTCTTTTTTGTAACCCTTGGTGGGACTGACTGTTTCCTATTGGCTGTCATGGCATATGACCGTTATGTGGCCATCTGCCATCCCTTGCACTATACTCTCATCATGACCCAGAAGCTGTGTACCCAGTTGGTGGTTGGCTCCCTGATCCTCgctcttttccttgccttgcatctCACATCCCTGGTCTTTACTTTGCCCTTCTGTGGCCAGCACAGGGTGATCAAACACTTCTTCTGTGATGTACCACCTGTTCTACGTCTGGCCTGTGCTGATACTCACATTCCCCAGGCAGTTGTCTATGTGGTAAGCATCTTTCTCTTGACCATCCCATTTCTGCTTATCTGCATCTCCTATGTTTTCATCACCAACACCATCTTACATATACATTCAGCTGAGGGCCGCCAGCGAGCCTTCTCCACTTGCTCCTCCCATCTCACTGTGGTCCTGATACAATATGGCTGTTGCAGTTTGGTCTATTTCCGACCTCCATCGAGCACTACGGAGGATGAAGATCGACAGCTTGCCTTGATCTATACCTTTGTCACCCCCCTGCTTAATCCCCTCATTTATACTCTTCGGAACAAGGATGTTAAATATGCtctgaagggggcagctaggtggtgcagtggatag